In Phragmites australis chromosome 17, lpPhrAust1.1, whole genome shotgun sequence, the following are encoded in one genomic region:
- the LOC133897836 gene encoding la protein 1-like → MCSRGSSSTQGPSSTATCTTTPRGSAPALATPCGGKKVGRANELLKPDEVIEQVDSRTIAASPLFYNVKLEDVDLFFSIWQDFGVTCRLPGFACWLLMKHIAYQNEAMISRSSTSSCIQLREIMAPLF, encoded by the exons ATGTGCTCAAGggggagttcgtccacccaGGGGCCGTCCTCGACTGCTACGTGCACGACGACTCCTCGGGGTTCAGCGCCAGCACTGGCCACACCATGCGGAG GGAAGAAAGTTGGTAGGGCTAATGAGTTGCTGAAGCCAGATGAGGTTATAGAGCAAGTGGACTCTAGGACAATTGCTGCATCACCGCTTTTTTACAATGTAAAACTGGAAGATGTCGATCTTTTTTTCTCAATCTGGCAAG ATTTTGGAGTAACTTGCAGGCTGCCGGGATTTGCTTGTTGGCTGTTGATGAAGCACATTGCATATCAGAATGAGGCCATGATTTCAA GATCAAGTACAAGCAGTTGCATTCAATTGCGTGAAATCATGGCCCCATTGTTCTAG
- the LOC133896698 gene encoding protein ENDOSPERM DEFECTIVE 1-like translates to MAAAAPPSPRPDMPPPPVPPATGRRPRPRAREVSSRYLSTPVPSTPRLSTASSSSTRSRSPTPSPRARTQRAGTPFANENHPPPPPPPTGTVARRRAVQKLFNEMGTNNPRASFSSNSSAVSASDSVPAATPRPLPRSSSGPAASTVRRGYPRLPTPARAGSCPTATPASAVVDSDAASCCSSSDTASTVTDFSVADGLGVVPAAPCESPPLLGQASCRSGRLSSELRASVPESGGSARASNPLCYRSLNSALSISTAAAGKASAAARPPQPQGAKAVELKKAAVVGGRKIVGKQEDVHQLRLLDNWYFQYRFLNARAEAAAKAMTAAAEKSLCGLAGGIAGLQESVAEKRAEVERIRREQRLCSVVTAQILYLDQWGEIERDHSSCLRGATTALHDVSLRLPIIGNIRANCGEIAEVLNSAVQLIEPLSPCVRNFLPKVENIDDVASNLSQVVATERALIEECGNLLYQAQNLQMREYSLRTQLVQLKQGTNTK, encoded by the exons atggccgccgccgccccgccctCTCCGCGCCCGGACATGCCGCCGCCTCCCGTTCCGCCGGCCACGGggcgccggccgcggccccgcgcgcGCGAAGTCAGCTCCCGGTACCTCTCCACGCCCGTCCCCTCCACCCCGCGCctctccaccgcctcctcctcctccacgcgGTCCCGCTCCCCGACCCCGTCCCCGCGCGCCCGCACCCAGCGAGCCGGCACGCCCTTCGCCAACGAGAACCACccccctccacctccgcctcccaCCGGCACGGTCGCGCGCAGGCGGGCCGTGCAGAAGCTGTTCAACGAAATGGGGACCAATAACCCGCGCGCGTCGTTCAGCTCTAACTCCTCCGCCGTCTCCGCCTCCGACTCCGTCCCCGCCGCGACTCCACGTCCGCTCCCGCGCTCGTCCAGCGGGCCGGCGGCGTCCACCGTGCGGAGGGGATACCCCCGCCTTCCGACGCCCGCGCGCGCCGGCTCTTGCCCTACCGCCACCCCCGCCTCCGCTGTGGTGGACTCCGACGCCGCATCGTGCTGCTCGTCGTCCGACACGGCGTCCACGGTGACCGACTTCTCCGTGGCCGACGGGCTTGGAGTGGTCCCCGCCGCGCCGTGCGAGAGCCCGCCGCTGCTCGGCCAGGCGTCCTGCCGCAGCGGGCGCCTGTCGTCGGAGCTACGGGCGTCGGTGCCGGAATCGGGCGGGTCCGCGCGGGCATCCAACCCGCTGTGCTACCGCTCGCTCAACTCGGCCCTATCGATctcaacggcggcggcggggaaggCATCGGCAGCAGCAAGGCCACCGCAGCCGCAAGGGGCGAAGGCAGTAGAGTTGAAGAAGGCGGCGGTCGTGGGGGGCAGGAAGATCGTGGGGAAGCAGGAGGACGTGCACCAACTGCGCCTGCTGGACAACTGGTACTTCCAGTACAGGTTCCTGAACGCCCGGGCGGAGGCAGCGGCTAAGGCCATGACTGCCGCTGCGGAG AAATCCCTCTGCGGGCTCGCCGGGGGGATCGCGGGACTGCAGGAATCTGTCGCCGAGAAGAGGGCGGAGGTGGAAAGGATTAGGAGAGAGCAGAGATTATGCTCAGTAGTTACTGCTCAG ATTCTGTACTTGGATCAATGGGGTGAAATTGAGAGGGACCATTCAAGTTGTCTTAGAGGGGCAACAACAGCGCTGCATGATGTGTCACTGCGACTACCGATCATTGGGAATATTAGG GCAAACTGTGGGGAGATCGCAGAAGTTCTTAACTCAGCAGTGCAACTGATTGAACCACTGTCACCTTGTGTCAGAAATTTCCTCCCAAAG GTTGAAAACATTGATGACGTGGCCTCCAACCTCTCCCAAGTTGTCGCCACTGAAAGAGCGTTGATAGAAGAGTGTGGAAATCTCCTGTACCAAGCACAGAACCTCCAG ATGAGAGAGTACAGTTTGAGGACTCAACTGGTGCAGCTGAAACAAGGAACTAACACAAAAtag